The following are encoded in a window of Vigna unguiculata cultivar IT97K-499-35 chromosome 8, ASM411807v1, whole genome shotgun sequence genomic DNA:
- the LOC114194344 gene encoding LOW QUALITY PROTEIN: poly(A)-specific ribonuclease PARN-like (The sequence of the model RefSeq protein was modified relative to this genomic sequence to represent the inferred CDS: inserted 5 bases in 3 codons), producing MASVFQLQRRFLCTSSSKWRVKQVTASIFEETLQELKTHISSSDYVAVSMEXTSSPSPPSWLRPLPFDTAQTAYYKARRAAHRFQLLHFAVCPFSVSSSDKLLAHPYNFVLFPRDELKMGMPAYSFSCQTSFLASMARRGFDFNACVYNGISYLSRAQESAAKVRLGTALSSLPVVKSSSSPTVADTVFVERIRSRIKHWRKTCETHFFLXNSFYAEELINFLRNIVLGGEQFRSRPCMTIDVCSERQVQLVLEMLLDHSDDLLPLLIPTKSGTIHAIRIVLVNSKEDKESLERELQNFEEEERKKIHGFREVTDSISASLKPVICYNCLNDCTLIHSKFIAPLPPEVDEFVSSLRSVFPNVLDINYLMRKHGTMRKMTNIPSAISYLNSNFFAPVDLEIPDQATVKEGKIHGLNALRLGYLFMKLCSILKISPNVTDSGNKHLAPELSDFTNVFHPRSAPIQDLSNAGDVGVWTNNARKISCEHLVFLWGFNLGMTAGMLKSLLRSWHNIFSREFDVKLVDKSCAIVVFWQPGVSKQFLDIMNSEEMSGDLKELLSEGLRVTSYETXDRICRLGLWEMDLMESLDRALESSYCDKESNCERKSSEIHWYNDNVINLDDL from the exons ATGGCTTCGGTGTTTCAGTTGCAGCGTCGTTTCCTCTGCACGTCCTCCTCGAAATGGAGGGTGAAGCAGGTAACAGCTTCCATCTTCGAAGAGACCCTGCAAGAGCTAAAGACTCACATCTCTTCCTCCGACTATGTAGCCGTATCCATGGA GACCAGCTCTCCGTCGCCGCCGTCCTGGCTTCGCCCTCTACCTTTCGACACCGCCCAGACCGCCTACTACAAGGCCCGCCGCGCCGCCCACCGCTTCCAGCTCCTCCACTTTGCTGTGTGCCCCTTCTCCGTCTCCAGCTCCGACAAACTCCTCGCTCACCC TTATAATTTCGTGCTGTTTCCGAGAGACGAATTGAAAATGGGGATGCCTGCTTACAGCTTTTCGTGCCAGACATCGTTTCTCGCCTCCATGGCTCGCCGGGGCTTTGATTTCAATGCTTGCGTTTATAATG GCATATCATATCTATCTAGAGCTCAAGAGTCAGCAGCTAAAGTTCGTCTTGGAACTGCTCTCTCTTCTCTTCCAGTGGTGAAATCTTCTTCATCACCTACTGTTGCGGACACAGTTTTTGTTGAGAGGATTAGATCACGGATTAAACATTGGAGAAAGACATGTgaaactcatttttttct aaactcatTTTATGCAGAAGAACTTATCAACTTCCTTAGGAATATTGTCCTGGGAGGTGAACAGTTCAGATCAAGACCTTGCATGACCATAGATGTATGCAGTGAACGTCAAGTGCAGCTAGTTCTTGAG ATGTTGTTAGACCACTCAGATGATCTTCTTCCTTTGCTGATCCCTACAAAGAGTGGGACCATACATGCAATACGAATTGTTCTGGTAAATTCAAAAGAAGATAAGGAATCATTGGAG AGAGAGCTTCAGAATTTTGAAGAggaggaaagaaagaaaattcatGGATTTAGAGAGGTAACCGATTCAATTTCTGCTTCCCTGAAACCTGTTATCTGCTACAATTGCCTTAATG ATTGTACTCTAATCCATTCAAAATTCATTGCACCACTTCCACCAGAGGTAGATGAATTTGTGAGCTCTTTGCGCTCAGTTTTTCCCAATGTACTTGACATAAATTACTTGATGAGGAAACATGGAACCATGAGAAAAATGACCAACATTCCGAGTGCTATATCCTACTTGAATAGTAATTTCTTTGCACCTGTTGATTTGGAAATTCCTGACCAAG CTACTGTAAAAGAAGGCAAGATTCATGGACTTAATGCATTAAGACTAGGCTATTTATTCATGAAGCTATGCTCTATATTGAAAATTTCCCCAAATGTAACTGATTCTGGCAATAAGCATTTGGCTCCAGAGCTTTCAGACTTCACCAATGTATTCCATCCACGGTCAGCTCCAATCCAAGATTTATCTAATGCCGGGGATGTTGGCGTGTGGACCAATAATGCAAGAAAAATCAGTTGTGAACATTTGGTTTTCTTATGGGGATTCAATCTTGGTATGACTGCTGGCATGCTAAAGAGTTTACTTCGTTCATGGCATAATATCTTTTCAAGAGAGTTTGATGTTAAATTGGTGGACAAGAGTTGTGCCATTGTTGTTTTCTGGCAACCTGGAGTATCAAAACAATTTCTAGACATAATGAATAGTGAAGAAATGAGCGGAGACTTAAAGGAATTGTTGTCAGAAGGACTGAGGGTAACCAGTTATGAGA TCGACAGAATATGCAGGCTAGGTTTGTGGGAGATGGATCTTATGGAGTCACTTGACAGAGCCTTGGAAAGTTCTTATTGTGATAAAGAGAGTAATTGTGAGAGAAAATCCTCTGAAATTCATTGGTATAATGACAATGTAATTAACTTGGATGATCTTTAA